The following are from one region of the Microtus pennsylvanicus isolate mMicPen1 chromosome 15, mMicPen1.hap1, whole genome shotgun sequence genome:
- the Tgds gene encoding dTDP-D-glucose 4,6-dehydratase isoform X1, translated as MSAPGREEPSGPPGSYAKRVLVTGGAGFIASHVIVSLVEDYPNYLIINLDKLDYCASLKNLEPVSNKQNYKFIQGDICDSHFVKLLFEVEKIDIVLHFAAQTHVDLSFVRAFEFTYVNVYGTHVLVSAAYEARVEKFIYVSTDEVYGGSLDQEFDESSPKQPTNPYASSKAAAECFVQSYWERYKFPVVITRSSNVYGPHQYPEKVIPKFISLLQHGRKCPLGPLEIGFQESLLTACAWFGSFFLHCVILTFDPLSCIHGSGLQRRNFLYAADVVEAFLTVLRKGEPGEIYNIGTNFEMSVVQLAKELIQLIKETSSESETESWVDYVHDRPHNDMRYPMKSEKIHSLGWKPKVPWEEGIKKTVEWYRENFHNWKDAEKALEPFPVQPPFM; from the exons ATGTCGGCTCCTGGCCGGGAGGAGCCGTCTGGTCCTCCCGGCAGCTACGCAAAGCGGGTCCTGGTGACCGGCGGCGCTGGTTTCAT TGCATCCCACGTGATTGTCTCCTTAGTAGAAGATTACCCCAACTATCTCATCATAAATCTAGACAAG CTGGATTACTGTGCAAGCTTGAAGAATCTTGAACCTGTTTCTAACAAGCAAAACTACAAATTTATACAG GGTGACATTTGCGACTCACACTTTGTGAAGCTGCTGTTCGAGGTGGAGAAAATAGACATAGTGCTACATTTCGCTGCCCAGACACATGTAG ATCTTTCGTTTGTCCGTGCCTTCGAGTTTACATATGTCAATGTTTACGGCACTCATGTCTTGGTAAGTGCTGCTTATGAAGCCAGAGTGGAGAAATTTATTTACGTCAGCACAGATGAAGTATATGGAGGCAGTCTCGATCAG GAGTTTGATGAGTCATCACCCAAACAACCTACAAACCCTTACGCTTCATCTAAAGCCGCAGCTGAGTGCTTTGTGCAGTCTTACTGGGAACGATACAAG TTTCCGGTTGTCATCACCAGAAGCAGTAACGTCTATGGACCACATCAGTATCCCGAGAAG GTTATTCCAAAATTTATATCTTTGCTGCAACACGGCAGGAAATG TCCTCTAGGGCCTCTGGAAATTGGCTTTCAGGAGTCACTGCTCACCGCTTGCGCCTGGTTTGGAAGCTTCTTTCTGCACTGCGTAATTCTGACATTTGATCCACTTAGCTGTATTCATGGATCGGGGCTTCAGAGAAGAAACTTCCTTTACGCTGCAGATGTCGTGGAAGCCTTTCTCACTGTCCTCAGGAAGGGAGAGCCAGGTGAAATTTACAACATTGGGACCAACTTTGAAATGTCCGTTGTCCAGCTTGCGAAAGAGCTAATACAGCTG ATCAAAGAGACCAGTTCCGAgtcagaaacagaaagctggGTGGACTACGTCCATGACAG ACCTCACAATGACATGCGATATCCAATGAAGTCTGAAAAAATCCACAGCTTAGGATGGAAGCCCAAAGtgccctgggaagaaggaataaagaaaacag TTGAGTGGTACCGAGAGAATTTCCACAACTGGAAGGACGCAGAAAAGGCCTTGGAGCCCTTTCCAGTTCAGCCGCCATTTATGTAA
- the Tgds gene encoding dTDP-D-glucose 4,6-dehydratase isoform X2: MSAPGREEPSGPPGSYAKRVLVTGGAGFIASHVIVSLVEDYPNYLIINLDKLDYCASLKNLEPVSNKQNYKFIQGDICDSHFVKLLFEVEKIDIVLHFAAQTHVDLSFVRAFEFTYVNVYGTHVLVSAAYEARVEKFIYVSTDEVYGGSLDQEFDESSPKQPTNPYASSKAAAECFVQSYWERYKFPVVITRSSNVYGPHQYPEKVIPKFISLLQHGRKCCIHGSGLQRRNFLYAADVVEAFLTVLRKGEPGEIYNIGTNFEMSVVQLAKELIQLIKETSSESETESWVDYVHDRPHNDMRYPMKSEKIHSLGWKPKVPWEEGIKKTVEWYRENFHNWKDAEKALEPFPVQPPFM, translated from the exons ATGTCGGCTCCTGGCCGGGAGGAGCCGTCTGGTCCTCCCGGCAGCTACGCAAAGCGGGTCCTGGTGACCGGCGGCGCTGGTTTCAT TGCATCCCACGTGATTGTCTCCTTAGTAGAAGATTACCCCAACTATCTCATCATAAATCTAGACAAG CTGGATTACTGTGCAAGCTTGAAGAATCTTGAACCTGTTTCTAACAAGCAAAACTACAAATTTATACAG GGTGACATTTGCGACTCACACTTTGTGAAGCTGCTGTTCGAGGTGGAGAAAATAGACATAGTGCTACATTTCGCTGCCCAGACACATGTAG ATCTTTCGTTTGTCCGTGCCTTCGAGTTTACATATGTCAATGTTTACGGCACTCATGTCTTGGTAAGTGCTGCTTATGAAGCCAGAGTGGAGAAATTTATTTACGTCAGCACAGATGAAGTATATGGAGGCAGTCTCGATCAG GAGTTTGATGAGTCATCACCCAAACAACCTACAAACCCTTACGCTTCATCTAAAGCCGCAGCTGAGTGCTTTGTGCAGTCTTACTGGGAACGATACAAG TTTCCGGTTGTCATCACCAGAAGCAGTAACGTCTATGGACCACATCAGTATCCCGAGAAG GTTATTCCAAAATTTATATCTTTGCTGCAACACGGCAGGAAATG CTGTATTCATGGATCGGGGCTTCAGAGAAGAAACTTCCTTTACGCTGCAGATGTCGTGGAAGCCTTTCTCACTGTCCTCAGGAAGGGAGAGCCAGGTGAAATTTACAACATTGGGACCAACTTTGAAATGTCCGTTGTCCAGCTTGCGAAAGAGCTAATACAGCTG ATCAAAGAGACCAGTTCCGAgtcagaaacagaaagctggGTGGACTACGTCCATGACAG ACCTCACAATGACATGCGATATCCAATGAAGTCTGAAAAAATCCACAGCTTAGGATGGAAGCCCAAAGtgccctgggaagaaggaataaagaaaacag TTGAGTGGTACCGAGAGAATTTCCACAACTGGAAGGACGCAGAAAAGGCCTTGGAGCCCTTTCCAGTTCAGCCGCCATTTATGTAA